CGCGTCGTAGGTACCGATGTCTTGAGAATCCGCGACCTTTGGAATCGAAATTTCCCAGATTTGGCCGGATTTACTGGCTAGCTCGTTCGATGTATAAGTAAGGTTCCAGGCGAGGGTTTTATCCATTCCTATTACTCGCTGGTTAAATTTAACTGCAATTGCAGTAACGTTGTTTTCAAATTTTACTTCGGTTTCCATTGGTCCGGTGGAGTCGCTGGCTTTAACGTTCTCGACTTTGGTTGAGCCGATTTTGAGTTCAAACCTGTCCGCGTAAACATTGACTGTTTTGTTTTTGAGAGTAATTTCCTGAGCGACGTTAGTTTTGCCGGTTTGGTCGACCGCGTACGAAACTTTATAGTCCGTTTGAAATTCACCCTCGGCGTGAACGTTGGTTGGAAGTGCAGGCAGAGTGAAAATTAGAGTGAGAAAAGATACGACAAGGAGGGCAAGTTTTCGCATAGAAACAGTATCTAGTATTTTCTATTTGGTATCAAGTCGCTGGTCCTGAGCGAGGAGTGTTAGCGACGAGTCGAATGAGTGGCGGGTTTTGGTCTTCCGGTGTATCAAGGTGGCACCTTGATTGCTCTGATACAAAGTTAAGGTGAGATCCTTGAGCCCTCGAAAGGTCTCCTTCCTTAAACTTATTACTATAGTTCTTTTGCGAGAAATTGATCTTTCGACAAGCTCAAGACTGGTTTTATAATAGTTCCTTTGCCAAAAACTGGCCAGTGTATGAATTTTTAACTTTGGCTATTTCTTGAGGGGTTCCAGTTGCTACTATTTGTCCCCCGCCGGCCCCACCTTCGGGTCCCAGGTCGATAATCCAATCCGTGTTTTTAATAACGTCTAGGTTGTGTTCGATGATGATTACCGTATTTCCCTGAGCGACAAGTCTTTTTAGGATAAGGAGTAATCTCTCAATGTCTGCGAAGTGAAGACCGGTTGTAGGCTCGTCCAAGATATATAGGGTTTTACCAGTTGATCGTTTGCTGAGTTCTGTTGCGAGTTTGACTCGCTGAGCTTCACCGCCGGATAAGGTAGGTGCAGGTTGGCCCAAACGAATATACCCCAGACCGACGTCGTAGATCGTTTGCATTTTAGATGTAATAGTTGGGATGTTCTCGAAAAATTTTAACGTTTCTTCAACCGTCATGTCTAGAACTTCCGAAATGTTTTTATTTTTGTAATGAATTTCGAGCGCTTCGTCGTTGTACCTTTTACCGCCGCAAACCTCACAGTCCACGTAGACATCCGGCAAAAACTGCATTTCGATTTTAACCTGACCTTCTCCTTCGCACGCTTCACATCTTCCACCCTTGACGTTGAAGGAGAATCTACCGGGTTTGTAGCCCCGGATTCTGGCGTCTGTGGTTTTGGCGAAAAGATCTCTTATATAAGTGAAGGCGCCAGTGTAGGTTGCGGGGTTGCTTCTTGGAGTTCTTCCGATTGGCGACTGGTCAATTAAAATTACCTTGTCGAGCTCGTCGTGCCCCATTAGTCCTTCGTGCTCCCCTGCTTTTTGACGGGATCTGTAGATTTCACCTGCCAAGGCTTTATACAAAATGTCGTGAATAAGCGTGGATTTTCCGGAACCGGAAACGCCGGTTACACAAACAAATTTTCCAAGCGGAAACTCTACGTCTATGTTTTTGAGATTGTGTTCTTTGGCACCAATTAAGGTCAGTTTTTTAGTATTGCCGTTTGTTACTCGAGCTTTTTGAAATGGCCGAGTATTACTTAAGATCTCGTGCCTTACTTCTTCTGGGGAAACATAAACTTCGACTTTCTTTTTCCCGGAAAGATATTTTCCGGTTAAAGATTTTGGGTCCTTCATTATGTGGCTGGGAGTCCCTTGAGAAACGACGTGTCCGCCGTGTCCGCCCGCCGCCGGACCAAAATCGAGAATTTCGTCGGATTCGAGCATCATGTCACGGTCGTGTTCTACAACCACAACGGTGTTTTGAAGGTCTCTTAAGCGTTTTAAGGTGGTAATTAGTCGGTTGTTGTCCCTTTGATGCAAGCCGATCGAAGGTTCATCTAAAACGTAAAGTACACCCGAGAGTCCTGAACCTATTTGGCTTGCCAGGCGGATTCTTTGGGCTTCTCCGCCTGCTAGCGTATTGGCGGTTCTGCTGATTGTTAGGTATTCAAGTCCGACGTCTAAAAGGAATTGGGTTCTTAAAACGAGCTCTTTTAATATGGATTTGGCAATTGTCTTTTCGCGGTCGTTAAGCAATGTTGCAGAAGCATCCGAGACTTTCTTTAGCCAGAAGGAAAGATCAACGATAGCTTGATCTGCTATCTCGGCTATCGACTTTTCGTCAATAGTGATTGAAAGCGCTTCGGGTTTAAGCCTGGTTCCCTTACACACATCGCACGTGTCTATCCTCATGAACTTTTCGATTTCCTTTCTTACATAATCGGATTCTGTTTGAGAGTAGCGTCTTTCAAGATTTGTAATGACGCCTTCGAAAGACGTGTTCCAGGAGACGAGCTTGCCTAGTCTGTTCAAGCCTTTAACCTTGAAGTTTTTGTTTTGGTTACCGTAAAGGACGAGGTCGAGTTTTTCTTTAGGAAGTTCACCTGTTGGCTTGTCGAGTGATACTCCATTTTCGCGGCACGCTTGTTCTAATACTCTCCACGACCATGAGTCTGTTTGGACTATTCTTGCCCACGGAAGGATTGCGCCTTCGGCGATTGAAAGATTGGGGTTTAGAATGAGAGCTGGGTCGACTTTTCTGATTGTCCCAAGACCGTTACAGGCAGGACAAGCACCATGGGGAGAATTGAACGAGAACGAACGAGGTTCGATTTCTGGCAAAGAGATATTATCTTGAGGACACGCAAATTTTTCAGAAAACAGGTGATCTTTCATTTGTTGTGGGTATTGGGGGATGTCGAAAGACTTATCTAGAATTTCGGAAACAATGACTGTTCCTTCTCCGAGCGCTAGAGCTTGCTCGACGGATTGGGAAAGTCTACTTTTTTCAGCAGGAATCGTAAGTCTGTCGATTACGACTTCGATTGAATGTTTGTTCGTTTTGATGAGCACAAAATCTTCGTCTATGTCTTTAATTTGTCCGTCGACCCTGACTTGTCTGTATCCCCTTTTGGCTACGTCTTTAAAAAGGTCTTTGAACTCCCCTTTCCTGTCTTTGACAATTGGAGCCAGTATAAGAACACGAGTCGCAGGACCTTTGTCTTTTACTTCCAGCTTTTGGATTTCGTCAGTTATTTGTTGAGGAGACTGATGAGAAATTTCGCGACCACAGATTGGACAATGTGGATGACCAATTCGAGCGAATAAAAGCCTGAGGTAATCGTATATTTCTGTTACGGTGCCGACAGTTGAGCGAGGATTGTGAGAAGTCGATTTTTGGTCGATAGAGATTGCAGGCGAAAGGCCTTCAATGGAGTCGACGTCCGGTTTATCCATAACGCCAAGGAATTGTCGGGCATAGGAAGACAATGATTCGACATATCGACGCTGACCCTCGGCGTAAATTGTGTCGAAGGCGAGAGACGATTTACCCGAACCCGAAATGCCAGTAAAGACGATTAATTTATTTTTAGGGAGCTCGACATTAATATTCTTAAGATTATGTTCTCTTGCTCCTTTGATGATGATTTTATCCATGATAAATTCTCCTCTTGCTGTCATTCTGGAGGGAATGAAATGACCGATAGAATCTAGATCCTATCGCTTCGCTCCAGGATGACAGCGAATTTAGGAACTTAAAATTGTATCACCGAATGCAATAGTGGGGCAAGGGTTATGAGAGCGCTAAGCGTCAGGCTCTGGAGTCTGATCCGGAAGCCTGAACTGATCCCGAGGGATTACTCCATGAGGGAGAAAGACAAGTGTCCGGACCCCGAGTAGGCCTGAACTTTCTGTTTGAACTTGCATTGTATGTAAGGTCAGGTCGAATAATTGTCCTGGGGTTTTGGAGTTGTTCCAAGTTTTCTATGGTAATAATGGATGGGTTTCGAAACTTGGTATGGGTTGGTGGGGCCTCATACAGATCAGGCTGTGCGTATCTACTTGCAACTTGCCTAAACCTAATTACGGCTGTGCCGGTTGCGGCTAAGCTCAGGACAATGTAAAGGTGGTTAGATTCTCCGTTGTATGCCTCACTGAAATAAAATAAGGCAGTAGTTATACCGACAGAAGCTGAGCCTATGCAGAACATGCCGTCTTTAAATGCAGTCGTAAGTTCTTAAAAATGTCTTTCGTTCATGGATTTGCGTTTTGGCTTTTGAGATTTAATATTTGATCTCGCAAAATTGCGGCTTTTTCGAAGTCGAGGATGCGGGCGGCGTCTTTCATCTCACGGTTAAGAACTCTCATGAGTTTTTGCTTGTCGTCAGGTAGCAGAGATCCTTCTTTGGCTCTGCCGATTGCTCCTTGAATCACAGAATCTGTGTAGATTTGTTTTTTCTCCTCGTATATCTTTTCGCGTTCGATTAATTTGTCGCGAATTGGCTTATCGATCGTTGTTGGTGTAATTCCGTGTTCTTCGTTGTAAGCATTTTGAATTTTTCTTCGTCTTTCGACTTCTTTCATGGCTCTTTCCATCGAGCCTGTAATATTGTCGGCATAAAGAATTACCTGTCCGCCGACATTACGTGCCGCTCTTCCCATTGTCTGGATTAAGGATGTTTCGGAGCGCAGGAATCCTTCTTTGTCTGCATCGAGTATAGCAACGAGTGATACTTCGGGCAGATCTAATCCTTCTCTCAGTAGGTTAATACCGACTAAAACGTCGTATTTGCCGAGCCGCAAGTCGTCCAAGATGTCGCTTCTGTCTAATGTCAGGACGTCCGAATGCAGATACTGGACCTTGACGTCTTTTTCTTCTAAATAATTAGAAAGTTCTTCGGCCATTCGTTTGGTGAGTGTGGTGACGAGTGTGCGTTCGCCTTTTTGGGCTCGTTTGTCGATTTCTGAAATCAAATCTTCGATTTGGCCCTTCGATTTTCTTATCGAAATCTCAGGGTCTATAAGACCTGTTGGCCTGATTAGTTGTTCGACGACTTGGTTTGAAATGTCGAGTTCGTATTTAGCCGGAGTTGCAGAGGTGTACATTACCTGATTAATTTTTCTGGCGAATTCCTCGAACTTTAACGGTCGGTTGTCGAAAGCTGATGGTAAGCGGAAACCAAAGTCAACGAGCATTTGTTTTCGGGCGCGGTCGCCGTTATACATGCCATTTATTTGCGGGACAGTCATATGTGATTCGTCTAAAACTATCAAAAAGTCTTTGGGATAGTGTTCGAGGAGACTGTAGGGTGGGTCACCGGGACTTCTGCCGTCGAAGTGACGAGAATAGTTTTCTATCCCCTTGCAGTAGCCTAAAGTCATCATCATCTCGAGGTCGTAGTTTGTGCGCTGTTCTAGTCTGTGAGCTTCGAGTTCCTTACCTTGCGACCTGAGTTCTTGCAACCTTTGCTGGAGTTCTTGCTTGATAGTCTCCATTGCGGCAAATGTGTTTTCGTCGGAAGAAACGTAGTGCTTGGCCGGATAAATGACGACAGAATCGAGTACTTCTATCGTATCTCCAGTTACAGGATGAATGATCTCGATTTTTTCCAGTTTTTCGCCTAAAAAGCTTAACCTGACGCCGTTATTTTCATACGCGGGTAAAATTTCGACGCTTTCTCCTCTAATTCTGTAAGTTCCTCTGGCGAAATCGAGGTCGTTCCTTTCGTACTGGAGTTTTGCAAAGTTTCGCAATAAATCTTCACGAGACCAAACCTGTTCTTTCTGGATAACCATTCTGGAGTTTTGATATTCGGCCGGAGATCCTAGGTTGTAGATTGCGGAAACGGAAGCCACAACTATCACATCTTTTCTGGTAGCAAGCGCGGTAGTCGATGCTAAGCGGAGCCTGTCGATTTCTTCGTTGACTTCGGTTTCTTTTTCTATATACGTATCCGTAGTGGGCATGTAGGCTTCCGGCTGATAGTAGTCGTAGTAGGAAACAAAGTAATTGACGGAGTTTTTTGGAAAGAATTCGTGGAATTCCTGATAAAGCTGGGCTGCTAACGTTTTGTTGTGAGTTATGACAAGAGTTGGCTTTTGGGTTTTTTCGATAACGTTTGCGATTGTGAACGTTTTACCGGAACCTGTTACTCCAAGCAAGGTTTGGTGCTTTAGGCCGCCTTCCATTCCTTGTACGAGTTTCTCGATAGCTTGAGGCTGATCACCCGTTGGTTTATAGGATGAAGTTAGTTGGAATTTCATCGTAAACAGTAATTATATCATCTGAGAACTTCTCCGTCGTCATTCTGGAGGGAGTGAAACGACCGATGGAATCTAAACGAGGAGATCCTATCGCTTCGCTCCAGAATGACAGTACTTTAGGATGCCTCTGATCTTACAAGGAGAATGATTAGGAATTGTTGGCATATTGACACTTCGGGTTTTCTTTGGTAAAGTTTCGGTAATGGCTACTATTTTGTATAAACGACAGCGCGAAATACTCGACTTTCTCAATAATTACATTGATGAGCATGGGCACGCACCTACCTTGGTAGAAATTGCGAAAGAGTTTAAGCTCAAATCTCTGGCGACGGTTCACGAGCATCTCGAAACGCTTCAAAAAAAGGGTTTGATCAAGAGGACTAATGGAATTTCCCGCGGGATTGAGCTAGTCGACAAGCGGATTGGAAAGATTGTCAAAGGGATCGAACTTCCTATGGCAGGGTTTATTGCTGCCGGTTCCCCAATCGAGCCGTTTACAGACCCAAATTCTACTTTTGCCGTTTCTCAAAACTTGGTTTCTTCAAACAAGCGATCTTACGTTTTGCAGGTTAAAGGCGAGTCGATGATAGAAGACGGGATTTTAGACGGCGACTTTGTAGTGGTAGAAGAAACAAACGAAGCTCGAAATGGTGATATCGTGGTTGCGATGATTAACAACGGGGTTGTTACACTGAAGCGATATTTCAAGGAACCAACAAGGATTAGGCTGGAACCTGCAAATTCAACGATGGCTCCAATTTATGCCAAGGATGTCACTATCCAGGGCAGAGTGGTGAGCGTAATCAGACGCTACACCTAACGTAATTTGACACCTAAAGTATAATTTATTTCGAGCAAGCGAAACCCCTCGGCTTTCAAGATGACGGATGAAACTTTTAGTTTCGCGAGGCGAGAATCAAAATATCACGGCCTTCAGGCCGTGAGTAGTCTATTCGTTAATTCTGTGCTGCACCTAAGGAGTTTTGGGCAGAAATTCTTTGGGTGTTAGCGCAGAGTAAAAAGAAAGGCAACCGCTGCTGTTGTCATTACAACGAAAGTTGTTGTTCCCAAAACATTAGTTACAAAATTGTTTGTATGTTCGCCCATAACCTTTTTGTTGTTAGCAAGTATCAATATGACCAAAATTAGTGCTGGTGACATAACTCCATAGATTATTGCGGTATAAATAAGCATTCTGAACGGGTTTAGCCCTAGAAAATTGATCGCGAGACCTACAAGTGTTGCAAGTATGATTACAATGTAAAATTGCCTGGCCTTGTTAAAAGGTAGGTCTAACCCCTCTCTCCAGCCAAATACTTCAGAAAGAACGTAAGAAGCAGAACCGGCAAGAACCGGTATTGCCAGAAAACCTGTTCCTATTATTCCCGCTGCGAAAAGGAGATAGGCGAAATCGCCAGCGATTGGTTTGAGGGCAGAAGCTGCTTGTTCTGCGGATTCAATCTCGGTAATTCCCAAGGGTGCCAGAGTCACAGCGGTTGTTATGATGATGAACCACATCGTAATGTTGGAAAGGAACATGCCAAGTGTCACGTCTTTACCCATAAGCCTAAGTTCGTGTTTGGTGACGATCCACTTGTTCGTGACTTTCGATTTCATTTCTTCCATTTTATTTTCAACTTCCATAGACGTTTGCCAGAAGAAAAGGTAGGGCGAAATAGTGGTTCCAAGAATAGCGACAAAAAGGGCGATCGTGTTGTGATTCAGCTCTACGCTAGGCACAATCGTGTGAATAAAAACCTCGTACCAGTCGACACCTATTACAAAGGGTACGGCAAAATACGTGAAGAGGGCAAAAGCGAACCATTTCAAATAGCGTGCAATCGTCGCATATGAGGCAAACACCATAAGCAGAATAATCAAAGAGGTGAACAGAACTGCCCAAATAAATCGAGGTAAAGGGAGTAGGAGATTGGCCGAAGCTGCCATACCCGCTATGTTGGCACCAATATTTATAACGTTGGCAAAAACTACTAAGAATGCTATGGGGTAAAGAACCCAAATCGGGAAGTGATTTCTTAGGTTTCCGGTTAATCCATGGCCGGTAACTATTCCGATTCTGGCGCACATTTCTTGAATTGCTGCCATAAGTGGAAATGTTAGCAGTGCTGTCCATAACATGCCGAAGCCTGCTTGGGCTCCTGCCTGAGAATAAGTGGCAATACCAGAAGGGTCGTCGTCGGAAGCACCCGTAATTACGCCTGGACCAAGCTTGGAGTAAAGTTTTTTAATTTTCCCTATCACTACCTTGATTATATGGATAAATATCAGCTTAGTGTCAAACTTGACAATAGTTTTGTTTGATGCTGCAATTAACGCTATATTATGGCCACTTTGTATGTAGTTTCGACACCTATTGGGAACCTAAAAGACATCACACTCCGAGCGCTTGAGGTTCTTAAAAGCGTGGATATCATTTTCTGTGAAGATACAAGAGTGGGCGGTAAGTTGCTTAGTCATTACGATATAGATAAAAAGCTTGTTAGCGTTAACGACTTTAACGAAGAGAGAAAGGTCGCAGATGTCTTGAATGAACTTAAAGAGGGAAGAGACGTAGCTCTGATTTCGGACGCTGGAACTCCATTGATTTCGGATCCTGGTTATAAAATTGTTAGAGAAGCGATTAAAGAAGGTTTTATAGTGGAAGCATTGCCAGGTCCCTCGTCGCCGATTATAGCCCTGACTGTTTCCGGTCTTGCTCCAGACAAATTTTTGTTCGTCGGTTATTTACCGAAGAAAGAAGGCAAGAAAAAAGAATTACTTGAAAAGTTGAAAAAAACTAAAGAAGATTTAAAGTTGACTATTATTGCCTTTGAATCACCTTTTAGACTTCTCAAAACTCTCGATGCGATAGAAGAAGTTTTTGGAAATATTGAAATGGTTGTTGCACGGGAGTTAACTAAGATGCACGAAGAGTTGGTCCGCGCAAAAATTTCTGATATTAAGACCCACTTTGAAAAAAAGAGGCCAAAAGGCGAGCTTGTCGTTCTTATCTAGAAACTCCAAGAGCTTCGCCTAATCGCCTCACACCTTTGTGTTGAAGTACTTTCACATTACCTTCTCCTTTGCCTAGTTTTTCAGAAGTTTCCTTTACACTTAATCCCTCGACAAACCGACAAAGCACAACCTCTCGCTGCGCTGTGGGTAAGTGATCGACAAGTTTCCAAAGCAATTTGCTAACTTGGGCTACCCATATTGCTTCAATTACTACAGATGTTGGGTCTTCTGTTAGACGGTTCTGAGCAGGCCCGTCTGTTACAAAGTTGGTTTGAACCTCGTGAACTGAGTTTTTTCTCAAACGGTTGATTACTGTGCGTCTTGCAATTTGGAAAAGCCATGCCCTAAATTGTCTTTCTCCTCGGTATGAGAAGTCTGATCCCGGGAGGTTCTCTAAGGCCTTTATGAAAACTTCATGGGCAAGGTCGTCGGCAATTTGAGGATCTTTCAAACTTTTTCTAAGAAATCCGCGAATGCTATTGAAATGAGTTTCGTAGATGACACTAAAGGCGTCGAGGTCTCCCGACCTAACCCTTTCTACGGCCTCTCGTTCATCGAAAGAACTTGCTGTTTCCGTTAGCATGTCATAATTTTGTGACCTGTAAGCAATGAGCCTGTCGTTAATTTCGAGAAGTCCTAGCTTGTCAAGTGCGTGTCTGTGAATTGTCGAGACATAACCCCTATGTTGAAGCCCAAGCGCTGATGCTACTTCTAAATCTTTCTTTGGCGGAAGGTTCGAAAGTCCGTATTTTTCTCTCAACACAGATTTTTCGATAGTCTCAAGACCTAAAAAGGATGTCCTTAGTAATACCTCCTTAAACGCTTGTGTGACTTGAGCTCTCCTATCTGCTTGAGAGACGGAGTCTAATACTCCACCTACCATTGTTCTTTCTGGGTTATTGAATAATATCTGGAAAGAACCTGTTGAATTGTCTATCACCAGACCGAAGGGTCGTTCGCCTTCTGGAACAGTTTGGACATCGAATAAGATTGTCGGGCTATCTGTTAATTCGGCAGCAGGTACTCGTCCGGGTATTTCGATTTCCTGAGTTGCCATATTGGCGACTATTGTAGCAAATTGCGGCCGGTCATCTGTGGAGGCTTGGGAATATTTAGGATCGTAAGGATTGTTGGGGCAATGTCTGCAAGTATTCCTTGTTTTAGCTGAGTTGTATTTCCTTTAAGTTCTGGAAGGGCGAAAATGCAAGGCGTGGGGTTTTCATTGTGCTCTGTGTCGATTGCGCCCGTTTTAGGATTTATTAACTGTTCCGCGTTACCGTGATCGGAAGTTATTATTATTCCTCCTCCCGCGGAAAATGAAGCGTTTGCAAGAGTTGCCAAGCACTTGTCTACCGTTTGAACAGCCCTTATTGCAGCTTCTAGGTTGCCTGTGTGCGCAACCATGTCGGGATTTGCGAAGTTGATAACGATAAGATCATAAACGCGGCTTTCGATTCTTTTTACGACTTCATTTGTAAGCTCTATTGCTGCCATTTCAGGTTTTTGGTCGTAAGAGGCCACACGAGGAGAATTCACTAAAAGTCTGTCTTCGCCTGCGTATGGTGGTTCCCTGCCGCCGTTAAAGAAATAGGTAACGTGTGCATATTTTTCGGTTTCCGCGATATGAAATTGTCTCAGGCCCCGTTCAGCGAAAACACGCGCAAGCGGCATTACGACGGTTTCTTTTTCAAATGCTATTGCCGAAACTGGTAATCCATCTTCGTATTTTGTCATCGTGGCAAAATACAGGTTTGGGATTTTGGATCCTCTGTCAAAGGTTTTTATCTGTTCTTTGGAAGTGGTGGTAACGGTGTCGAATTTATCCAGCACAAAGCTTTTTGTAAGTTGCCTTGCTCTGTCTGGCCGGTAGTTGAAAAAGATTATTGAATCCCCTTTCTCTATAAATCCGCTTTGTTCTTCTCCTGACCTTTCAATTGTTATTGGCTCTATAAACTCGTCGGTGATGCCTTTAAGGTAGGAGTCTTCGATGAGCTGGATGGGGTCGGTCGACTTGTTTTGCGATTTACCCGTTAGGCAATCGTAAGCCTTTTGAGTTCTCTCCCAATGATTATCGCGGTCCATTGCAAAATATCTGCCGATAATCGACGATATTTCCCCAAGACTTTCTTGAGTTATCTTGTTTTGGATCTGCGTGACGTAATTTTTGGCAGACGAAGGGGGGCTGTCTCTGCCGTCTGTGAATAAGTGAATCTTAATTCTTTTGGAATCGATGGCAGATTTTTTTAGGAAGGTAAGGATTGCAAAAAGGTGATCCACGTCGCTGTGTACTGACCCGTATCCCACGAGTCCCATAACATGAATTTTGGAATTGTTTTTGTTAGCATGCCCAATTGCTCCAAGGAGTGCTTCGTTATTTTCAAAATCTCCGTTTGCAATAGCGTGATTTATTTTCAACAGATCCTGGAATACTATTTTGCCGGCGCCTAAATTCTGATGACCGACTTCGCTGTTTCCAACTTCACCTGCCGGTAGGCCGACGGCTTGTCCGCCGGTTTCAAGAAATGTGTGAGGGTAAGAAAACCATAGGCCGTTAAAGTTGACTGGGTTAGCTTTTATAACAGCGTTACCTGGGGAATCTTCGGCTGTCGCCCAGCCGTCTAGAATACACAGAATTAACGGTTTTGGTTTGCGGCTTAATCTGATCACTTGGAAAGTATGTGCTCTATTTCAAGTAGCCTGTTGTACTTTGCGACTCTTTCGCCCCGGGCTGGAGCGCCGAATTTTGCATAGCTTGCTCCAATTCCAACTGCAAAATCGGCAATAAAGTCGTCATTTGTTTCTCCGGATCTGTGAGACGCAATTATTTTGAACTGAGCCTGTTTTGCGCTTTTTACGACTTCGAGCGTTTCGGTTATCGTTCCGATTTGATTGGGTTTAATGATTATGGCGTTGGCGGCTTTTTCAGAAATTGCCTTTTCGAGTCGTATTTTATTTGTAGTTGTTAGGTCGTCGGCAATTACTGAAGTTTTGGATCCGACTTTTTGTGTAAAAATTTGCCAGCTTACCCAATCGTCTTGGTCGAACGGATCTTCTATCGAATGAATTGGGAAATTAGCTAGAAGGTCTTCCAAGTACTTCGTAAAGTCTGGTGCGTTAAGGGTTTTATTGGAATCTTTGATTTTGTAACCATCTTGTTGCCTTAGGTTGCTAGCTGCAACGTCGAGGGCAAAATCAAGATGGTCTTGTGAGCGGTTTTTAGAAGCAGCCTCTTTTAATAGATCGAGGGCTTGTTTGTTGGAAGAGAGAGGTGGAGCAAAGCCTCCTTCATCACCCAGCAAAATTGGTAAGTTCATGGTTTTTAGGAGTGATTGCAGGCTGAAGTAAGTTTCTGTTGCCACCTCCAGACAGGCTGAATAATTTTT
The DNA window shown above is from Candidatus Curtissbacteria bacterium and carries:
- the gpmI gene encoding 2,3-bisphosphoglycerate-independent phosphoglycerate mutase produces the protein MIRLSRKPKPLILCILDGWATAEDSPGNAVIKANPVNFNGLWFSYPHTFLETGGQAVGLPAGEVGNSEVGHQNLGAGKIVFQDLLKINHAIANGDFENNEALLGAIGHANKNNSKIHVMGLVGYGSVHSDVDHLFAILTFLKKSAIDSKRIKIHLFTDGRDSPPSSAKNYVTQIQNKITQESLGEISSIIGRYFAMDRDNHWERTQKAYDCLTGKSQNKSTDPIQLIEDSYLKGITDEFIEPITIERSGEEQSGFIEKGDSIIFFNYRPDRARQLTKSFVLDKFDTVTTTSKEQIKTFDRGSKIPNLYFATMTKYEDGLPVSAIAFEKETVVMPLARVFAERGLRQFHIAETEKYAHVTYFFNGGREPPYAGEDRLLVNSPRVASYDQKPEMAAIELTNEVVKRIESRVYDLIVINFANPDMVAHTGNLEAAIRAVQTVDKCLATLANASFSAGGGIIITSDHGNAEQLINPKTGAIDTEHNENPTPCIFALPELKGNTTQLKQGILADIAPTILTILNIPKPPQMTGRNLLQ
- the eno gene encoding phosphopyruvate hydratase, with product MAKIKAIRAREILDSRGNPTIQTTIELDDSSHGTFSCPSGASVGSHEAVEKRDGDPARYNGRGVLQNLESIVKVIAPKLLGQDAKNQAEIDQTLIEIDGTPNKANLGANTILSVSAAALVAQAASEKIPLFQYVAEIATTRDVAIPTPMFNILNGGTHANFNVDIQEFMVVPIGQKNYSACLEVATETYFSLQSLLKTMNLPILLGDEGGFAPPLSSNKQALDLLKEAASKNRSQDHLDFALDVAASNLRQQDGYKIKDSNKTLNAPDFTKYLEDLLANFPIHSIEDPFDQDDWVSWQIFTQKVGSKTSVIADDLTTTNKIRLEKAISEKAANAIIIKPNQIGTITETLEVVKSAKQAQFKIIASHRSGETNDDFIADFAVGIGASYAKFGAPARGERVAKYNRLLEIEHILSK